The sequence tacacaatgactgcaccagcagaatagtgagtgcagctctggagtataatacaggatgtaactcagcatcagtacaggataagtaatgtaatgtatgtacacaatgactgcaccagcagaatagtgagtgcagctctggagtataatataggatgtaactcaggatcagtacaggataagtaatgtaatgtatgtgcacagtgactgcaccagcagaatagtgagtgcagctctggagtataatacaggatgtaactcaggatcagtacaggataagtaatgtatgtacacagtgactgcaccagcagaatagtgagtgcagctctggagtataatacaggatgtaactcaggatcagtacaggataagtaatgtatgtacacagtgactgcaccagcagaatagtgagtgcagctctggagtataatactattaTGTAGATGAATTCAGTATAAAGTATGGTGATGAGAGGTGGAGATTCCCTGTAAGCATCAGACCGCACACATGTCACCTTCGGGCACCAGTGTTGTCAGGCTCCCGTCCCTCGGTCATACCCCAGCACATACTAGTAGCAGCGGGCACATATGACAGGATGCGTCATGTAAACAATGAATGAGCCTCATCCTGCAGCATCACTCGCTGTCTCCGCCATGTGCGGCTGCAGAGATGTTTATTCCACCAGCAAGAAGATTCCTTCCTTTATCTGATCACTTGGAGATAAAGCGTCTTCAGATGTAAATTAGGAAGAAATTGTGAAATTCtaacaaaaatgtaaattctcaATTATCAGATATTTACAAGGTTTTCTCCTTTTACACAAACGCTCTGTCCGTCATAAAGGAAATTATCCTACAACTAGGATTCTAATTTCTAGCTAATTGATTTGTCTCGTGCGCAAGAATTGTACATCTATTAGGGGCTGCCCCCCAGGTGAAGGGACGCCCGTCTGCCTATCGATTGACAGAGTTGGCAATCTCACTCCGGTGCCGCTTCTTCTGCCACTGTGCATGCACCGCTATACTACCGAGTAGCAGCGCATGAACGGTCGCTGCTCCCAGAGCCGATAATTGGAGCAGTGGTGCAGGAGTGAGAGGTTGAAGGCAGGGCAAGATGGTGGGAGAAATTAGTCAAGAGGCATGTGGGTTCTCCTTCACCAATGGGGACAGCCCCTCACTGGGGAAGAACTCTTCCTCATGACACAAATCAATGCTCATCCCTACCTGTAAGTCAATGATTggaattttttatgtatttattggcTGTAGTATATTAGCAGTACAATAGAGAGCGTCTATGCTGGTTCCTAATAGGCTCACACTATAATGATGTCAATTGCAGAATATTTTTTGTACTTACACATACTAAgaaaaattagtgacagaaatgctgatgtcagcggtgtgtcagacATCAGCTACAAgtcagtggttgccgagaaccagcctcataatcactgcagaccgggcctggaaaagagtcacatccacctgagaagagtcctggttattcatgatctcctgctgatggctgacagtcttctacctagttttctctctttctttctaggagagaactgtcaGTGATCAGCAgatggtgagagagcaggagattataataaccaggactcttctcaggtagattggaCTCTTGTCAAGGCCCGGGCTGTaatgattgtgatgctggttctcggcaaccacttacttttagctgatgtgtgacacagcgctgacatcagcatttctgtcactactttataccgcCCTCGGTACGGtcggcataaagttgatgacaggttccctttaagccttctTTTACAGTAATTGcatctctttccttgaagtttttgATGATCCGATAAATGGTTGATTAATGTGCAATCTTACATCCAACAGTGTCCTTGTCTGCGGAGCTCTTTTAACGAGAAGCAATGATGGACAGTGATAAATCTCACCATACAGCGCTTTGTACTTCCTGTAAAAGAACATTATaaaactgtctgcctgcagccaccactagggggagctcagtgtatTGGAATATATACAATTTTTAAAATTCCTTAGCACTGACCTCCCCCTAATGGCGGCTGCTTAAAAATACAATGTTTTTGTGTCAGGATCAGAATTCAATGCCTCCCCTCTCCTGGGCCGCATAGTAATCGCATGGTATACATTCATGGTAGGTACACCAATGCCCTTCTGGACACCCTCCATTCCTCCTCCGAGagattttgtctgtgattgcagtATACCTGTAAAGGAGAGCCGGCGACGCGTGCTGTCCTTGCAGCGCCACCGACACTCCGTCTGTGTGGAGCGAGGACGCGGCCGGCGTCCTCGTTCCCCTGGTGATGGCGGGGCGAGGAGAACCCGGCCGCGCACGCCTCTTCGGCATGGCCGGCGTTCTCCATCCTTTAGGCAACGAGCAGCAGGGGAGCTCAGCGCTGATGGGAATGAATCGTCGCTCAGCTGCATTGAGGTGCATGATGCGAGTCACGTGACTCATCTGTTGGGGCTATTTAacgggcagcctgctggccacaggttgcctgtgattggtccttCAACCTCACTAgtgtttgcctgcatgtgtgacttTGTGAACTCGACCTCGGCTTGAATTTGACTCTTGATCCTGTGTTACCCCTTTGTACTGCATGCcctcctgacctcggcttgtatttgacgTTGATTTTGGTgtttctcttggttctgacctcgGCGAGTATTGACCTTGATATTGTGTTCTTCCTAAGTGTTCGCTTCTGTGTGTTCTGTCCTAGCTTTCTCCACTGTTGTTCCTCCCTGTAAGCCCCCCACACATACTTAGGCTAGGGACCGCCGCCCAGTTGTACACCGTCAGTGAGgacggaccgtgcaagtaggtagggacagtggtgtgggtagagcttagggctgcacttatctcTACCATTTGTGACAATACCTTACATGACTGGCGAAATCAGTTCCCTCAGCGGTCTCTATGCCACataccgctgaggccagtgactggctgcagggcCACGTGTGGCATATGGGACGTCATTGCTCCAGTGAAAAACACAACCTCATGGCTTCAACTGCTGGGAGGAGTGAGGTTTTCTGGTGGggagtttttttaaatattttgccACGTGTAGTattaactttatttatttatttatttttaccttggacaacccctttaaatttgttgtattggaagcaggaaaaatgggcAAGAGTAAGGATCTGAGCGACTGTGAGAAGGGCCAAATGGTGAAGAGCAGAAGACCGGGTCAGAGTGTCCCCAAAACTGGCGGCCTTGGCCAAATGGTGAAGAGCAGAAGACCGGGTCAGAGTGTCTCCAAAACTGGCGGCCTTGGCCAAATGGTGAAGAGCAGAAGACCGGGTCAGAGTGTCTACAAAACCGGCGGTCTTGGCCAAATGGTGAAGAGCAGAAGACCGGGTCAGAGTGTCTACAAAACCAGCAGTCTTGGCCAAATGGTGAAGAGCAGAAGACCGGGTCAGAGTGTCTCCAAAACTGGCGGTCTTGGACAAATGGTGAAGCGCAGACGACCGGGTCAGAGTGTCTACAAAACCGGCAGTCTTGGAAATGGTTAGTGCCTACCAAGAGTGGCCCAAGGAAGGATAAGAAGCAACAGGCTCATGGGCATCCAAGGTTCATTGATGCACATCCGATCCATGGAGACCGCCCTTTGCTAACACCTTGGTTCCAGGTACCACAGGACACCTCAGAGTCCACGCCTCCACAGTCAGATCGTTTTAGTGGCAGCTACATGATATTGGGCAGGTGGGTTTAATGTTATGGCAGAAGGGTTTATATTATATGTAAATGTTCCTGGAAGTTCTCAGCACCACAGATAAGTGACATAAAGTCGAAAAAGATGGAGGAAGAATTTCTGTACTTTCAATGCCCCTATCGCCAAACCcatatggctgataacagagaacaaTAGTGCAGATGTAGTCAACTATACAAAGGATGGAGGGGACTTAAAGACACAGTGACCTTATGGTCCCTAGTAGGGCTATATGATATTCGCAGGGGCGGATGACTCGTGGGCGGATATTTTgaggtcattttttatttttagaggtAATATACTGATGTAATACAATGTTCTGCATAGAACTATATAGCGATATACGGAATTATACTTTACATTTAAAGTCCCGTTTCATGTAGGAAGTCACTCTACAAACATACGACGTGGCCAAGAAAAACATGTCATCTCCCGGCATTCGATGTGTAACGTGACAGATATTTCCAGATATTTTGCAGCACATGTCACAGGATAATTAATGAGCGTCGCTCTGAGTGCCAGGAAATTCAGCTCCTGTTAATTGCCTGAATAAACATTATTATGTTGCAGTTTGTACCTTGTATCATTGCCGTTAATGACTGTCCATACAGGCATAACGAGGGGCCACAGGGTCCCACAGCAAAGTGTGAAATGGGCTCCTGTCTATGTCTAGACTGGACGGTCCTCTGTGGGCTCTGGACTCTGGACGGACACATTTCACCTTCACTGATACTAGGGACGTAGCTCGTGGACAGCATGTGCCCGGGGGGAGGCGCAAACGAGCCACTTATATTTGGGCAGGCTTTGCCCTTGGGGAAAGAAAATGTTTCAGTGATACATTGTAGTAAAGTAttaggactagtgttgatcaagcaccaaagtgctctggtgctcgagtagaacatctcgggatgttcgggtgctttaccgagcacccgagcacaatagaagtcaataggagaacccgagcatttaaccaggcaccccctgctctgctacTTAAAATGTTGAACTTTATTAGTATACCTTAAAAGATTGGAACGAGAGTAAAATCCTATAGAAACTAATGTTCACAATAGGGGTTATCCCTTGTATAGCAGAATATGCAGAAATTAGCACTGATTCCAGCCAGTAATTACTCCCACCCCTTACACTTTATATGGGGTACATAAGGGGAATATATCTGCCGGAAAAGAGCTTGTAAGGTGAAAAAGCCCCTATCAATTGTGGAGCATCCACCAATAAAGCGATGTGATGCTTCCACAAAAGTGCTATGTGCAGTGTTTAATAAAAGCGTTATTGCATGCTCACACTGCGTTGCTTCTCAAGAGCCCCCAAATACTCCTATTAACTGCCGAAGTGATGTCACCCTCACACAGGTAATTCAGTGCCCGGGACGGCACATCGCCCTATACCTATCAGCTATAGTCTGTGTATGTCTATATATCGCCCATTatctgctcaacgcgtttcttaCAACAAATCATCAGGAGCCGGGGCTTAGACAAAcagacatacagcgctgcccctcTCACGTGTGGAGGCGGCAGCGTCGGCGCTAGGATGGCCGTGACGCGGGCGCCGGGAACAGCTGTTTAAGTCACTTAGGCCACTCCCATCAAAGGCGGAGATCATCCTCGAGGCGGCCAATCAGGGGGCTAGACATGCGGTTGCGTAACAAACCACCGCCCCTATGATAACCGCCCACTCCAGGGACGGATCATCCAAAGTGTCAAAACACTAAAGATAACAGGAATCCATCGGCGATTATTAACAAGGCAGGAAGACGTCAGGCTGCATCAAAACACGCTAAACGTGAATATCCATGGAATGAATGGTTTGCATTACGCTGACACCCCTACACCCACACCCCAGTTGGTATTGGGAGGGCTATCAGAGGCTGAATCAATGAGCACAGGGTGGGAGGGACATGTACAGATACATCAATAAACCCCATACAGGTTGTTATTTATTCAAATTAGTGGATTAAAGGACGTATAACGGAGCAATTCACAGATATCCATCCATAAAGCGCACCCTTCCTAATAGGTCTATTATGACCATATCAAATAAAGCAGGCAAAAGAAATAAATTCATTGAGCCCCTTCGGACGCACTGTCTGTAATCGGAAGGTCCATTGTGCTTCCTTCTGTAATACTCTTTTATCATAATCGCCACCTCTCACAGATCTCCTCACCACTTCAATCCCCTGAAAATGAATTGAATCCAAGTCATTATCATGAGTTGAGGCAACGTGACGTGCAATGGGAGTATCTGCACCCTTTCGAATGTCATTTAAGTGCTCACCGATCCGTCTCCGGAATTCTCTGATCGTTTTTCCCACATACTGCATCCCGCATTTACAGGTTGCCAAATACACGATGCCTCGGGTCTTGCAATTGATAAATGACCTGATTGAATATTGTTTTTGCGTGACCGTACTGGTAAAACGCAACGCAACCACTGCAACGAAAAGTGCCCATAGGTCTAGTCCCTAGCCAGGTAGGTGCAACAGGGGATTGATATAAGCCATGCACCAACCTATCACGCAGGTTTCTCCCCCTGCGATATGTGATGCTCGGCTCATCACCCACCAAATGACCCACATCCGGGTCCGATTGTAAAATGCCCCAAAATTGGGCGAGAGTAGCTCGAACTGCCTCATGGGCATCATCAAAAGTTGCAATTATGCAAATTTTCTCATCATCCATTGTTTTCGTCCGTGGAACCATTAGGGTATTACGGTCAGCCGCCAGCGAGTGCTGATGTGCCCTTGCCAGCACATGTTGTGGGTACCGTCTCCTCCGGAATCTCTGTTGTAAGTCTTTGGCTGCCACCAAATAGTCCGACACCCTGGAACAATTGCGCCGTAACCGCAAATATTGTCCCTTAGGGATGCCCTTTTTAAGGGGCCCCGGGTGGCAACTGTCCCATTGAAGCAGACTATTTGTGGCAGTCTTCTTCCGGAAGAGACGAGTCCCCAAACAGCCCTCCTGGTCTTTAAAAACTGTCAAGTCCAGGAAATCAATCTTATCATTATGGATCTCAAAGGTGAAAAGGAGTCCCATCTCGTCTTTATTTAATACCTGTacaaaatcatcaaactctgactTAGTCCCTGACCACAAGATGAACGCGTCGTCAATGAAACGTAGCCATAAATTGATAAATTGACGTATCGTGTGCATCTACCATTCTCATCCGTGAAAACAAcctccttctcccaccagcccaggtagaggttagcgaaagtgggggcacaagggctccccatcgccacccccctgagctggtggtagatccgaCGGTCAAAGAGAAAAACGTTGTTTTCAAGGATGAACTGGAGTAGCTGTAAAATGAACTCATTGTGCGGCCACAGATGTATTCCTCGCTGTTTGAGGAAATCACCCACAGCTCTACACCCCTTGtcatggggtatagagctgtaGAGTGCCTCCACATCCAAGCTGGCCAACAGAATATGCCCATCAGTTTGGATACCCTCCAGTTTTTGAATCACCTCCATCGAGTCACATATGTAAGATGACCCAAAGTTGATTGCCTCTGGAGCAGTCAATTTGATGGGGAATTTTGCACCTTCTCTTGCTGTATATTCATTATCTTCAATAACGCGAGCCAGACCAAAGTCCGCTATCTTACACGTGAGAGACTCAGAGACCAGCATATTCGCTGCCCTAAGATCACGGTGGATGTAATTCTTTCTTTCTATGTACGCCATACCTTCTGCAATCTGAGCAGAGAAGTCAATCAGCTTTGGAAGAAGCAGCTTAGAACCTTCATCACTCTTGAGAAAATCTAGTAGGCTTCCCTTTGCCATATATTCTGTAATAATGTAAATTGGTTCCACTTTAGTGACCACAGCGTAAAGTCTCACTAGCTTGTCATGTTGGAGCGTCTTCATCAAGTTGGCTTCCTCCATGAATGCTTCCACGGACATGGTTCCTGCCTTGAGGGTTTTCACTGcaatttttgtattattattataaaaaccCATCCAGACTTCACCAAACTGTCTAGCTCCAAGTTTCTTCACTAGTTTAACAGACTCCCTTGGAATTTCCCAAGCATCTTTATCCCATGGTTTTTGTGGTTTGGGACTAAaacagggtttttccaatttcctGCATAGGCCATCTGCTTGTCTTTGGTAATGCTggatcatgtcactgatgcacagGAACGTAATCCGGGGGGAAATGTAAACTCCACCATTGTCAAGAGTCCTGATTTTGTAGTGATTGATGACATCACCGTTCTTTGCATCAAAATCCCTTATTGACAAGGAGTAGCTGCCTTTCAGGGTTTCACTTTCTATGATAAGAAAAGCTCCAGAAGTATTCCCAGGTGCTAACAGCTGTCTTTCTGCATCTTTTCTTGTTATATCTTTGAAAAACCATTCTTCCGTTTCTAACGTGTTGACTTTGGCCACGTAGTTACTAGGTATGAATCCTTCTTTCTTGGTGGATAAGGACTTTGCTTTCCACCATTCCCCGTGTTCTTcaagtatttttaatttttctttttttttgaaaGTTAAGTCATCTTGATGGATTCCTTGATACGGATATAAAGCTACTACTATATTCCCAGTCTCCTCCGCTTCTGCATGTTGCATCCTCTGCCCAGGTAATAGACTTCCTCCATTTTGTGGTGGCCTGCGCTGCTTATTGGACGTTGGATCTGGTACATAAATAGTTCGTTCAGGTTTACGTACTGGATAGCTCTTGAAATCGTTTTCGACTGGAGATGCTTGGCCTTTCGCTGTTGATGTGATGCATCCCATATTTTCCTAGTTGTCCCCGTCCGTAGCCGCCAGGTCAGTGAGGAGCCCGGTGTGAGGAGATGTGGACGCTGCTCCTGCAGCCGTTCTCTATGAGGAACTTCTCTCGCTGCACCCGGGAGGTTTTCTCTCTACTTCCTGGTGTGAAGCCTCGGGCGGGATTTGCATATGTAAGATGGAAGAGAGAGTACAAACGGACGCAAGACCATATGAACATATGTGCTGATACCATGTGTCAGAATGTCAATGCCTGACACTATGGGTCTTCCTTTGAGGGGGGAACACTCTTTATGGACCTTTGGAAGGCTGTAGAagcagggcatctgtggatgtttAGGGAGCAAATACGCATATTCATTTTTACTGATTAATCTCTCTTCATATGCTTTCAGCAGAATGTGTTTCAACTTTATATGGAGAGCCTCAATAGGGTTCTCTTCCAGCACACGATAGCAGTGCTTATGCTTCTCGCTGTATTGCTCCGGCCCCAAAACAACCACATTTCCGCCCTTGTCTGAGGGTTTGATCACTATAGAGGGATCCCCCTCTAAGGATAATAATGCCTCCGTCTCTGCCAGGGctggactggccatagggcagaccaggcatttgcccggtgggccgggccgaacacaatccgccgggccgccggctgagttttttttttaaaattaatgtggcagcagccgggcaggagtggagatgagcgcttccattgtggaagcgctcatctccatattcatctgtatagccgtcctcaggacagcgatacagatgaatggagcaggggagaggcgtctcccttgcccattcatctgataggctacaggcactaggcctgcagcctatcagaggccggtgcaggcggagcgatgacgtcatcgctctcGCGGcccgagccgtacagcgcgggacacaggccggaagaggcctgcaacgcatcgctgacagcagcatggaggtacagccaggtccataaatattgggacatggacacaattctaacatttttggctctatacaccaccacaatggatttgaaatgaaacaaacaaagatgtgctttaactgcagactgtcagctttaatttgagggtatttacatccacatcaggtgaacggtgtgggaattacaacagtttgcatatgtgcctcccacttgttaagggaccaaaagtaatgggacaattg is a genomic window of Bufo bufo chromosome 1, aBufBuf1.1, whole genome shotgun sequence containing:
- the LOC121007450 gene encoding tyrosine-protein kinase Lyn-like; the encoded protein is MGCITSTAKGQASPVENDFKSYPVRKPERTIYVPDPTSNKQRRPPQNGGSLLPGQRMQHAEAEETGNIVVALYPYQGIHQDDLTFKKKEKLKILEEHGEWWKAKSLSTKKEGFIPSNYVAKVNTLETEEWFFKDITRKDAERQLLAPGNTSGAFLIIESETLKGSYSLSIRDFDAKNGDVINHYKIRTLDNGGVYISPRITFLCISDMIQHYQRQADGLCRKLEKPCFSPKPQKPWDKDAWEIPRESVKLVKKLGARQFGEVWMGFYNNNTKIAVKTLKAGTMSVEAFMEEANLMKTLQHDKLVRLYAVVTKVEPIYIITEYMAKGSLLDFLKSDEGSKLLLPKLIDFSAQIAEGMAYIERKNYIHRDLRAANMLVSESLTCKIADFGLARVIEDNEYTAREGAKFPIKLTAPEAINFGSSYICDSMEVIQKLEGTKSEFDDFVQVLNKDEMGLLFTFEIHNDKIDFLDLTVFKDQEGWD